The Nerophis ophidion isolate RoL-2023_Sa linkage group LG29, RoL_Noph_v1.0, whole genome shotgun sequence genome includes the window ATGGACATTCTCTCCAAGTTGTTGGTGAATGGTTTTGgaagtactaaaatccttttccaCTACAGTTTTGCAGAGTGGCTTCTGGATGTGAAGCATTGCACACAAAAGTACCTGTGCAACGCCGCAGAGGGACACAGAATGTTGGCTATGAGTTCCACCTGCAGAGCAAAGCAGCTTAAACCACATGAAGTGCAGGAGTTTGCACTTCACCTTATCAACTCTAATTTGCAGATGGAGCCATCAAATCTGGCTCTTTGGATGGTCTGGAACGGGACCCCGGCAAAAGACTCTTTGACTACTTCGATACCAAGAGAGCAGGAGGTCTTGCAACTGCTGGTGAAAGCCGGAGCTCACATCAACAATGAAGATGACCACTCCTCATGTATCGTACAACAGGCTCTGGAGAGAGAAGACTCAATACGGACATTACTCGACAACGGAGCCTCTGTGAACCAGTGCGACTCCAGCAATAGAACACTTCTCTCCAACGCAGCCTATAGCGGCAGTCTTGACGTCGTCAACTTACTCATCTCTCGAGGAGCAAACATGGAGCTGGAGGACAACCACGGACAGACCGCACTTACCCTCGCTGCCCGTCAGGGCCACACCAAGGTGGTCAACTGTCTCATTGGCTGCGAGGCCAACATAAACCACACGGATCACGATGGGTGGACGGCACTACGATCAGCAGCCTGGGGAGGACACTCAGAGGTTGTTTCTGCTCTGCTTTACGCTGGCGCCAAAGTGGACTGTGCCGATGCCGACGGCAGGACGGCCTTGAGAGCCGCGGCTTGGGGAGGTCACGAAGACATCGTGTTGAACCTTCTTCAACACGGGGCTGAGGTCAACAAGGCCGACAATGAAGGAAGAACAGCTCTTATTGCCGCTGCTTACATGGGACACAGAGAGATAGTGGAGCATCTCTTGGACCACGGGGCGGACGTCAATCATGAAGATGTGGACGGTAGGACCGCCCTCTCAGTCGCAGCTCTCTGCGTCCCCGCTAGCAAAGGCCACGCCTCCGTTGTGAGCCTTCTCATTGACAGGGGAGCCGAGGTAGACCACTGTGACAAAGACTGCATGACCCCCCTCCTCGTGGCCGGCTACGAAGGACACGTCGATGTAGTAGATCTACTTCTGGAAGGTGGAGCCGACGTGGATCACACGGACAACAACGGACGCACCCCCCTCCTTGCAGCGGCGTCGATGGGTCACGCAGCCGTCGTGAACACGTTGCTGTTTTGGGGTGCTGCTGTAGACAGCATTGACAGCGAGGGACGGACAGTGCTGAGCATTGCCTCTGCTCAGGGTAACGTGGAGGTGGTCAGAACTCTGCTGGACAGAGGTCTGGATGAGAACCACCGAGACGACGCAGGCTGGACTCCGCTGCACATGGCGTCATTTGAAGGCCACCGCCAAGTGTGTGAGGCCCTCATTGAACAAGGCGCCCGTTGCGTGGAGGTGGACAATGATGGCAGAATACAGTTGATACTTGCTGCACAAGAGGGACATTATGACTGCGTGCAAATTCTCCTGGACAACAAGTCGTGCATTGACCAGCGTGGGTATGACGGCAGGAACGCTCTCAGGGTGGCTGCGCTGGAAGGCCACAGGGACATTGTTGAACTGCTGCTGAGCCACTGTGCGGACATAGACTTCAAAGACGCAGACGGACGCCCGACGCTTTACATATTGGCACTTGAAAACCAGCTGGCCATGGCAGAGTATTTCCTGGAAAATGGAGCAAACGTGGAAGCCTACGACACTGAGGGAAGAACCGCCCTCCACGTGTCCTGCTGGCAAGGGCATGTTGAAATGGTGAGGCTGCTGATCAACTACCATGCTGACGTCAATTCCAGCGACAATGAGAAGCGCTCTGCCCTCCAGTCTGCGGCCTGGCAAGGCCACACCAAAGTTGTGCAGTTTTTGATTGACAGCGGCACACGTGTGGACCACACGTGCAACCAGGGAGCGACGGCCTTGGGCATCGCAGCCCAGGAGGGTCACCTTGACGTCGTGCAAATACTCCTTGAAAACGGTGCTGACCCAAACCACGCTGACCAGTTTGGACGTACGGCTATGAGAGTGGCGGCAAAAGGCGGCCACTCCACTATTATCAAACTTTTGGAAAAGTATGGAGCGTCAACTCTAAACGCTAGCAATCCATCTCCAGTGCAcaccatggatgacaaaatgtCTGTGACCGTTAAAATGCAGTCCCTCACCATCAAATCAAGCAGTTCTGGCAGCACCGGTGCAGGAGATCTGCAGTCAGCTGGACGT containing:
- the LOC133546234 gene encoding ankyrin repeat domain-containing protein 50-like isoform X1: MKRRRNQRSTMAQSSLLQGKRFYCREWVFHKIQHCLQEKSDNLGGASGTPGKQPAPVKGGNSWGVLLVGGPGSGKTALCTELLWPTSAQGAQRGLHQRGLAFHFCRADDSDTLCVAGFVRRLVAQICRGGLVPGYEEKVRDPAVQGALQPGECERNPAEAFKRCVLLPLLSAKTPPQPLFLLVDSVDQGGQLGEAEQRSPPGSPRTIAELLAAHQQFLPPWLLLVCSARRQNKAITKLFTGFRKISLDDLRKAYIVKDVQQYILHRLDQEEALRQHLTKETAEMLNQLHIKSSGCFLYLERVLDGVVENFIMLREIRDIPGTLNGLYLWLCQRLFVRKQFAKVQPILNVILATCRPLKVKELYHAVWTKNMTMTMEEFQKKMDILSKLLVNGFGSTKILFHYSFAEWLLDVKHCTQKYLCNAAEGHRMLAMSSTCRAKQLKPHEVQEFALHLINSNLQMEPSNLALWMVWNGTPAKDSLTTSIPREQEVLQLLVKAGAHINNEDDHSSCIVQQALEREDSIRTLLDNGASVNQCDSSNRTLLSNAAYSGSLDVVNLLISRGANMELEDNHGQTALTLAARQGHTKVVNCLIGCEANINHTDHDGWTALRSAAWGGHSEVVSALLYAGAKVDCADADGRTALRAAAWGGHEDIVLNLLQHGAEVNKADNEGRTALIAAAYMGHREIVEHLLDHGADVNHEDVDGRTALSVAALCVPASKGHASVVSLLIDRGAEVDHCDKDCMTPLLVAGYEGHVDVVDLLLEGGADVDHTDNNGRTPLLAAASMGHAAVVNTLLFWGAAVDSIDSEGRTVLSIASAQGNVEVVRTLLDRGLDENHRDDAGWTPLHMASFEGHRQVCEALIEQGARCVEVDNDGRIQLILAAQEGHYDCVQILLDNKSCIDQRGYDGRNALRVAALEGHRDIVELLLSHCADIDFKDADGRPTLYILALENQLAMAEYFLENGANVEAYDTEGRTALHVSCWQGHVEMVRLLINYHADVNSSDNEKRSALQSAAWQGHTKVVQFLIDSGTRVDHTCNQGATALGIAAQEGHLDVVQILLENGADPNHADQFGRTAMRVAAKGGHSTIIKLLEKYGASTLNASNPSPVHTMDDKMSVTVKMQSLTIKSSSSGSTGAGDLQSAGRGLPNGPVHAFSSPSESPDSTVDRQKSSLSNNSLKSSKNSSLRTTSSTATAQTVPIDSFHTLTFTEQIQQHSLPRTRSRQSVVSPSSTTKSSSQQPPSPSSDFDWSLLKPGLKSTKGTKIGNGTSNSKGAPADKKKTKNGGSNQGQVFEYEMTQFDQRVALNESVANIAVKDPNCKIFIGGSLQQQEQGHKHDQQQSLAEKKRNGILTNPNYHLQGNQVFLGRVSVPRTAQNRGHQDVLESYPAGETELSLKQALKLQLEGSDPGFNYKKETPL
- the LOC133546234 gene encoding ankyrin repeat domain-containing protein 50-like isoform X2, translated to MLNQLHIKSSGCFLYLERVLDGVVENFIMLREIRDIPGTLNGLYLWLCQRLFVRKQFAKVQPILNVILATCRPLKVKELYHAVWTKNMTMTMEEFQKKMDILSKLLVNGFGSTKILFHYSFAEWLLDVKHCTQKYLCNAAEGHRMLAMSSTCRAKQLKPHEVQEFALHLINSNLQMEPSNLALWMVWNGTPAKDSLTTSIPREQEVLQLLVKAGAHINNEDDHSSCIVQQALEREDSIRTLLDNGASVNQCDSSNRTLLSNAAYSGSLDVVNLLISRGANMELEDNHGQTALTLAARQGHTKVVNCLIGCEANINHTDHDGWTALRSAAWGGHSEVVSALLYAGAKVDCADADGRTALRAAAWGGHEDIVLNLLQHGAEVNKADNEGRTALIAAAYMGHREIVEHLLDHGADVNHEDVDGRTALSVAALCVPASKGHASVVSLLIDRGAEVDHCDKDCMTPLLVAGYEGHVDVVDLLLEGGADVDHTDNNGRTPLLAAASMGHAAVVNTLLFWGAAVDSIDSEGRTVLSIASAQGNVEVVRTLLDRGLDENHRDDAGWTPLHMASFEGHRQVCEALIEQGARCVEVDNDGRIQLILAAQEGHYDCVQILLDNKSCIDQRGYDGRNALRVAALEGHRDIVELLLSHCADIDFKDADGRPTLYILALENQLAMAEYFLENGANVEAYDTEGRTALHVSCWQGHVEMVRLLINYHADVNSSDNEKRSALQSAAWQGHTKVVQFLIDSGTRVDHTCNQGATALGIAAQEGHLDVVQILLENGADPNHADQFGRTAMRVAAKGGHSTIIKLLEKYGASTLNASNPSPVHTMDDKMSVTVKMQSLTIKSSSSGSTGAGDLQSAGRGLPNGPVHAFSSPSESPDSTVDRQKSSLSNNSLKSSKNSSLRTTSSTATAQTVPIDSFHTLTFTEQIQQHSLPRTRSRQSVVSPSSTTKSSSQQPPSPSSDFDWSLLKPGLKSTKGTKIGNGTSNSKGAPADKKKTKNGGSNQGQVFEYEMTQFDQRVALNESVANIAVKDPNCKIFIGGSLQQQEQGHKHDQQQSLAEKKRNGILTNPNYHLQGNQVFLGRVSVPRTAQNRGHQDVLESYPAGETELSLKQALKLQLEGSDPGFNYKKETPL